From a single Bemisia tabaci chromosome 10, PGI_BMITA_v3 genomic region:
- the LOC109037727 gene encoding mitochondrial carnitine/acylcarnitine carrier protein: MSEEKKITSSSDQKVNPIKDFISGGAGGVCAVLIGHPLDTIKVRLQTMPQVTAGQAPLYAGTLDCATKIIKKEGPLGLYKGMAAPLTGVAPIFALSFFGFGVGKKIQQNNENEQLSTSQLFYAGAFAGVFTTVIMAPGERIKCLLQIQEGSNAKYKGPIDVVKHLYKEGGIRSIFKGTAATLLRDIPASGMYFMTYESIKKYLTPADSPNSDPGIFTTIFAGGMAGVSNWLVGMPPDTLKSRLQTAPEGTYPNGIRDVFKKLRKEEGLKALYRGCAPVMIRAFPANGACFVGYEFAQSALAWAFPNW; this comes from the exons ATGtctgaagagaagaaaattacctCATCGAGTGATCAAAAAGTGAACCCCATCAAAGATTTCATCAGTGGTGGAGCGGGTGGTGTTTGTGCTGTTCTGATCGGACATCCTCTTGATACCATCAAA GTTCGTCTTCAAACTATGCCACAAGTAACGGCAGGGCAGGCGCCTCTTTATGCAGGAACATTAGATTGTGCaacaaaaatcatcaaaaaagaAGGACCTTTGGGACTTTATAAAG GAATGGCAGCGCCATTGACAGGAGTAGCACCAATTTTTGCCTTAAGTTTCTTTGGGTTTGGCgttgggaaaaaaattcaacaaaataacGAAAATGAACAGTTAAGTACAAGTCAACTTTTTTATGCTGGAGCTTTTGCCGGAGTTTTCACAACCGTCATCATGGCTCCCGGTGAAAGGATTAAATGCCTCTTACAg ATCCAAGAAGGTTCAAATGCCAAATACAAAGGCCCTATTGATGTTGTAAAACATTTGTATAAAGAAGGAGGAATTAGGAGTATTTTTAAAGGCACTGCAGCGACTCTACTAAGAG ATATTCCTGCCAGTGGAATGTACTTCATGACATACGAATcaataaagaaatatttaacACCTGCCGATAGCCCGAACTCGGATCCAGGAATTTTCACAACTATATTTGCTGGCGGTATGGCTGGTGTATCCAACTGGCTGGTCGGAATGCCCCCAGACACATTGAAAAGTAGACTTCAAACTG cccCGGAAGGAACGTATCCTAATGGCATCAGAGATGTCTTCAAAAAGCTAAGGAAAGAAGAGGGACTGAAAGCTCTGTACCGAGGGTGTGCACCCGTCATGATTCGAGCTTTCCCTGCCAATGGAGCTTGTTTCGTTGGTTACGAATTCGCACAATCAGCTCTTGCGTGGGCATTCCCCAACTGGTAG
- the LOC109037726 gene encoding uncharacterized protein → MKASSKVYICVVTYFAAVVCHMANGMDLNWIKDCPKTCNCQVSHFDDLSISKSLNEIERKFQRDSSNTVDNNEAAIQKNSVLYDKKQADILMEAAHPEQSFFNTAICVLQEGVTIDDFFTGLPLEIQVLNVLQGPERVPISIETTHLTKFNDLQVFEIFGFHDENSLQEENKTKLLFKADFPDLVPGLRYLHLENVRLRENLELSNHINVNEVDDANFYSRNDHDANEILEANLLEKKWSFKSGIDPQNSGHWVRDDNSIPSEDESEMKPRNKRAIQTTHSAAKLVFVEPPNEIIPYEVYIKMQEKKKYTVFSGLKNLKYLQITDSNLREIDWEWFDDLKSLEILSLANNQIEYIPDFTFHALKNLRILVLTNNNIQSLISTSFAGLLSLETLDLSKNNLMELSDMSFPPFPKLKTIDLSDNPLKFVRGNTFEVMNNTQNLYLGSKNENIKIQTNAFTGLGMLQSLEISGIQLHLLERDFFRGMSDLKYLQLQGRIDYLAYDAFGEILLTKEIILRNCSILALSMDTFYGLYNLEKIDLSYNNLKKLPPKLFEQQTLLKEIVLTGNQLTDIPANLFSGLSPKLIHLQDNPWLCTCKMKIWAILPINQVRQKKDRSCKYYADKSFRCSSDDNQEIEYVYSRSVEPRCSAPSEFKGWTVSKVLRKGRICIDSLNDKQRRLYKKQKYEMYLQKSENKTNHALYEKTGVHNDVKGVIERKLKTF, encoded by the exons ATGAAGGCCTCTTCTAAAGTGTATATATGTGTTGTGACATACTTTGCGGCTGTAGTTTGCCACATG GCAAACGGAATGGATTTGAACTGGATCAAAGACTGTCCAAAAACATGCAACTGTCAAGTCAGTCACTTTGACGATTTGTCGATAAGCAAAAGTCTGAATGagattgaaaggaaatttcagagGGATTCCTCCAACACCGTAGACAACAATGAAGCTGCCATTCAGAAAAATAGT GTGCTTTATGATAAGAAGCAGGCAGACATTCTCATGGAGGCTGCTCATCCAGAACAGTCTTTTTTCAATACAGCTATCTGCGTTTTACAAGAGGGAGTAACGATAGACGACttttttacagggttgccattAGAAATACAG GTACTAAATGTGCTGCAGGGACCTGAAAGGGTTCCAATATCGATTGAAACAACGCACCTGACGAAGTTCAACGATTTACAGGTCTTCGAAATTTTCGGCTTCCACGATGAAAACTCCTTGCAGGAGGAAAATAAGACAAAACTACTATTTAAAGCTGATTTCCCAGATTTGGTTCCAGGTTTACGATATTTGCATCTAGAAAATGTGCGGCTGAGGGAAAATTTAGAACTGAGCAACCATATTAACGTCAATGAAGTTGATGATGCAAACTTTTACTCGCGAAACGATCATGATGCAAACGAGATTTTAGAAGCAAACCTCTTGGAAAAAAAGTGGAGTTTCAAAAGTGGGATAGACCCTCAAAATAGTGGCCACTGGGTCAGAGACGATAATTCCATACCTTCTGAGGACGAATCAGAAATGAAGCCTAGAAACAAACGAGCAATCCAAACAACACATTCGGCAGCAAAATTAGTGTTTGTTGAGCCCCCAAATGAAATTATTCCATACGAAGTTTACAtaaaaatgcaggaaaaaaagaagtataCAGTGTTCTCGGGGCTTAAGAACTTGAAATACTTGCAAATCACCGATAGCAACTTGAGAGAGATTGACTGGGAGTGGTTTGACGATTTGAAGAGCCTTGAAATATTGTCACTGGCAAACAATCAGATTGAATACATTCCTGATTTTACTTTCCACGCACTCAAGAACCTGCGAATTCTAGTCTTAACGAATAACAACATTCAAAGTCTGATAAGCACAAGTTTTGCTGGTCTATTGTCCCTTGAAACACTAGATCTGTCCAAGAATAATTTGATGGAGTTATCAGACATGTCATTCCCACCCTTCCCTAAACTCAAAACCATCGACTTGAGTGACAATCCACTCAAATTTGTGAGGGGAAACACTTTTGAGGTGATGAATAACACGCAGAATTTATACTTGGGCAGCAAAAATGAGAAcattaaaattcaaacaaatGCATTCACTGGCCTAGGTATGCTACAATCTCTTGAGATCTCCGGTATTCAACTCCATCTTCTTGAGCGTGACTTCTTTCGTGGAATGTCAGATTTGAAATACTTGCAACTTCAAGGCAGAATTGATTACTTGGCTTACGACGCTTTTGGAGAAATACTTTTGACTAAAGagataattttgagaaattgcTCAATACTGGCTTTATCAATGGATACTTTTTATGGTTTgtacaatttggaaaaaatcgaCTTGTCTTACAATAACCTGAAAAAACTCCCTCCGAAGTTGTTCGAGCAACAGACCCTGCTGAAGGAGATAGTTCTGACCGGAAACCAACTGACGGATATTCCTGCAAATTTATTTTCAGGCTTGTCACCAAAACTTATTCACCTGCAGGACAATCCATGGCTGTGCACTTGTAAAATGAAGATTTGGGCAATTTTGCCAATAAACCAAGTGAGGCAGAAAAAGGATAGGTCATGTAAATATTATGCCGATAAAAGTTTCAGGTGCAGTTCAGATGACAATCAAGAGATTGAGTATGTCTATAGTCGTAGTGTGGAACCGCGGTGTTCTGCGCCCAGTGAATTCAAGGGCTGGACTGTTTCGAAGGTTTTGCGAAAAGGACGTATTTGCATAGATTCTCTAAATGACAAACAGAGGAGGTTGTACAAGAAACAGAAATATGAAATGTACttacaaaaatctgaaaataaaacGAATCATGCTTTGTACGAAAAAACGGGTGTTCATAATGATGTGAAAGGGGTAATAGAAAGAAAACTTAAAACGTTTTGA